The Cryptomeria japonica chromosome 2, Sugi_1.0, whole genome shotgun sequence region GCCTTCACCTTTTGATGAAGGAACATCTCTGGTGTTTTTGTTCCGTCCCTCACCATTTTTCGCGGAATCCGTTGCTTTCTTAACAGTGATCCTCTTCTGGTTGTTGGCTTTCTGTGGAGCTATCAGAGTTTGCTTCTCCGGTCCGAACCTAACTTCATTTTGTGGCCCACTGTCAACCAATTTCCATTCAAAATTAGGTTTTGGTGATCTTTTGTCCTTCCATGGCCGCGTCTTTTTATAATCATCCGGTGCAATTTCAGCAACCTTTGGCGAAGCAGCTATGGGTGGACAGGGCTGGCGATACCGCTCTTCCGGTGAGGGGCTCGAAGGAATGCTTGCACTCCAGCTTCGGAACAGAGGAGCTCCTTTCCCACCCTTTATAATGTCATTCTGATTAGACAACACACCCTCCTCAGGCATGCTATGCCACCTTCGCCCCACATGCATAGCATCACTGCCTGCTGAGAAACAAGAAATATGTGGGTGAAGAGCAGAAGAAGTAGGAGCTGGGGAAGGGGAGGAATGATACGGAAGTAAAGGATGTTGCGATAAGCGAAAAGCAACGGTGTTTTTAGGTATTTCACATTCTGGTGAAGGAGAAGAAAATGGCCAAGGCGGCCAGTTCTGAAAGCCAGGCACAGGGGAAGCATGTACCCCATTCACAGAGCAAACTTGAGAATTATTTCCACAAGGATAATGCGTAGCGCTACcattgataaaccgcaagttaTTTACTGGAGGAAATTGCTGAGTATTAGAAGGAGAAGGAAGAATTCGATACGATACCGGAGCAGGTTGATTGTGTGACATTTTGTCCTTAAACATCTGTCCATTGAATGGCGCGTTAGCTGCTTCGACGTCTCTTCTTCGCGCCTCAGGATTATTTACAGTGTATTGCCTCCTACTCTGATTCTCGtattgaagaacaaattgattgCGAGGAGAAAGAACAGCGATTTCCATGTCTCCTCTTCTTTTTATTTCTCTATATCCCCCTTTCCTCTCAATAATTTGAAAATATCCTCAAGCTGAAAATGTAAAATAACAACAAAGTGTCAGAATCGGCTCCCATTTCaactattttgacatgaaaaaTACATCGGCCCAACTCTAGAAAAAATTCCCCTCTATTGTAAACGATTGGGCGCACAGAAACAATAAAATTGCTAAATTCCCCTCTATTTTAAACGATTGGGCGCACAGAAACAATGATATTGCTAAATTCAACTTCACATACCTAATTCCGCCGTCAGCTATCACAGTAAATTTATTTAAACTTGACGTCGCAGCGTCGAATTTCCTCGCCTTGGAGACGAACAAGTACCAAAAATGGAGTCTCTGAAAAACGACAACCGACTTTTGGTAAATTTATACAAATGTTGCACCGCAGACACGCGGCACGCGCCTTCACCGACGCTCTGCGCAGATTCCCAACCCTAAAGCTTACAACTTGCACTGAGCGTCTAAATTAAGCCTACACACCTGCAAAACGCAAAGACAGTTCCGTCATTAGCCGGGACAATACGCCTGATTTAAAAATCTTATTACAAGCGCAAATCAAAATAAGTGAAATTGTGGAAGAATCAAAATTTTAACACACGTTTATGCAATGGCAGATATTTTCCAGTTTCTCCTATCTAAAAACTACGCTTATACGAGACTGAAACACACGTCGTTAAAGATTAGGCAAACTTATTGAGCAATCGGCTTACCTGGAATTTAAAATACATGCGGCGTGGCCGTGAAAAAGAACGATTCGATCATAAAAAACGCCTGTTTTCAACTTTGACGATCGACGATCGCCAACCTGTCGCCAATGACTTAATTTGAGAATCCAGAGAAGCTCCACTTGGGGATTTCAGCTTCTTTTTCAGAACATCTATTTGAGAAAAATGGTCCAGTGAAATTCAAGAGAAAAATGGTCCAGTGAAATTCAAGAAAAACAATGGATTTCAGCGTGAGAGGCTTCTGAAAATGCGATCGGCCTGCTAAGGCTGTAAACAAGACGCTTCGAACCTTGCACATCGTGGGACTATAAATCTCCTTGCCAACCTTGTTAAAGTCGCTCCGAACATCGGACGGTTTAAAAGCAAATACTTTTACTTTGAATCAGTTCACCGCACGATCCCGGCAAAGCAGAGATACTTTATCTACCTCCTCCTTGGGAACAAAGCGACTCTAGTGCTTGGGGCCCAGTCACCTGGAGGCAAGGATTATATTTGATGGGCGTATGGAAAGTTTACCTCAAAATACAATCGAAATTTTATTAAGGCTCTTTGCAGGATATTTTCCATGCCAGCAGTTAATCTCTATACAAAATGGCAGATCTGTAAATCACAGTATTTTTTAATCTGATTTTTTGTGTAAATTTTGCGGAAATCTGTTGTGTTTTACAGATTTTATAAACTGTAcaaaatgttgttttgtgtggAGATTCGCTGCCTCCAATTTCCATGGAGGGTCTAAGATCATCTACAAAGTACTTTTAACTATTTGATGAGGGAGTGCAATTCTCTAGGTTGAATTTTTTTAGATTGAGGGGTATTCATTTCGCCAAATTCATTTGGAGCAATTGATTATGATCCCATCTGTTATGATGTCAAGACCTTGCATTGTACAAGACTTGATCCCTTATGAGCTCATTCAGAACCATTCAACTTCGCTAGTAGATCAAAGGACCTATTGATAAGGAAGACATAATTTTGAAGAGACTGCCAATGAATAATTAATAGAATTATGGttaaatatatataaaactttTACATTTTTATTCTAATGGGTACATGTGGGGAAGGAAGCCTTGATTTGTTTTTTAATTCATGTGGAGTTTTTATTCTGATTTTTGGGATAAATTTTGGAATGAAAGTTTTCTTTTTTACTCTTGTAGTTTTAAAATTCtcaatgaaaatggaaagattaatCGGAATGGGTATATAGATCAAATTGTCTAATAGCTTTGATTTACAAAGATGCAACCTGAAGCTATGAAAGTATCCTCTAT contains the following coding sequences:
- the LOC131065244 gene encoding uncharacterized protein LOC131065244, yielding MEIAVLSPRNQFVLQYENQSRRQYTVNNPEARRRDVEAANAPFNGQMFKDKMSHNQPAPVSYRILPSPSNTQQFPPVNNLRFINGSATHYPCGNNSQVCSVNGVHASPVPGFQNWPPWPFSSPSPECEIPKNTVAFRLSQHPLLPYHSSPSPAPTSSALHPHISCFSAGSDAMHVGRRWHSMPEEGVLSNQNDIIKGGKGAPLFRSWSASIPSSPSPEERYRQPCPPIAASPKVAEIAPDDYKKTRPWKDKRSPKPNFEWKLVDSGPQNEVRFGPEKQTLIAPQKANNQKRITVKKATDSAKNGEGRNKNTRDVPSSKGEGIITLLKRPPKSEVQVGVNNLIQALGESTIADTKDVPHVQKNEGETDMDVASSGHHQALSGSPSKSPRGGISNLPQKERSNFDASMDHYGRHKKVCDNEFRMHRECGTDERIVFKPDIQGNGENKAKKNLGSITPDFYSKDSSQNSQTGHSFSKVALENSLVPEGELFIGSIGSCGTDDIGKEVCAAAPNLYATENWAGPAYTNSPSPRSLPVPRFSMREMRSASLDLPPSPANNELNEGSLPSSHSAPPSPTRDAQQCSLLLPSRQNLQGRGLSLDADFATKDLRRILNLS